Genomic segment of Synechococcus sp. A18-25c:
AGTCCCAAACTCAGCAATACGGTGGCCAAGGCCACTGGGGCGCTCAAGCTCGTTGAGGTCATGGTGGATGTGCGCAATATCAGCGCTGCTGATCCGGACGGTTTGGTGCGTGAGGCGCTGGATGCAGGGAGAACCACCCTGGTGATCAGAAACCAACCGGCAGGCTCCGCCGAATTGGTGCGTGTTGATGACATCCGAACGCGCCTGACAGCGGTTCAACCCGATGGCCGTGTGGTCATCGCTGACGACCCCAACAAAGACATCAACGGGATGCTCAATGCGCGCTTCGTCCTCAAGGGCGATGCCATGGTGTCGCCGTCGGGGGTGGTGATGGCTGGGACCAAGCTCAAAGTGGGCATTCCGGTGGAGTTGGAAGGTCGCACCTACCGAGTGAATGGAACGGTCAGTGGGGTGACGATTCCATGAAGACGCTCGGCTTTTCTCTAGCAATGCTGCTGCCGTTGGCGGCCCCAAGGGTTCGCGCTGATGTCTTGCCGCTGATCGCGCCGCCGCCGCCCGAGACCGAGCAACCGCTTCCAACCCTCCAACCGGGGAGATCCTGTCCTGAGCTTGCCAAGGCCATTCGTGCCGATGTGGGCGCTGAGGCCCGCGTATGGTCCGTCACGGTGCTCAATAGTGACGGCGACATTCTGGGTGATGTGAATGGTGCCGTGCCCAGGATTCCAGCTTCTAATCAGAAGTTGGTTAGCACCGCTTTTGCACTCGATCGTCTGGGCCCCGATTTCCGTCTCAAGACACGATTGATTCAGCGTCCTGACGGATCCCTCGAACTGAATGGGGAAGGTGATCCAGATCTCGGAATTGCTGGGTTGCAGCGCTTTGCGATGGCAGCTCTGCGTCAGGGCGGAGCCATGGGTGAATCCCTGCAGGACGTCAAGTTGATGGTCCGAGAGGAACCACGCAGCAACTGGTGGCCTGCGGATTGGCATCCGGCGGATCGTGGGTATGCCTATGGGGCTCCGATTACTCGTCTCGCCCTGACCAGCAATGCCGTCGGTGGAGCCGTCAGCGACCCCTACAACCGGCTCCAGGTTCTCTTCAGCAAGGAGGTTTCACGCCGTGGAGGCACGGTGAGCATTGAACGAGGTCAACCCATGGTGGAACCACTCCCCACGGATGACGACCACAGCGTGGTTCTTCATGAGGAAGCCTCCGCACCCATGCACGCGCTGCTCAGCCTGGCCAACACGGAAAGTCACAACTTCACCGCTGAGGTGCTGATGCGTCAGGCGTCTGGCCTCTGGGATGTGAATGCCGCGTCCAGAGCCACCGAACGTTGGATGCTTGAGCAGGGATTGCCTATCCAAGGGTTGCGGGTTGCTGATGGCAGTGGACTCTCACGCAACAACAGGGTGACCAGCCGCACTATTGCCGCTTTGTTGATGCGCATGGATCAACATCCCTTCGCGCCTTACTACCAGGCGTCGATGGCCATTGCAGGACAGCGAGGAACCCTACGGAATCTCTATCGCGGGACGGTCCTCGAGGGCAAGTTCCGCGGGAAAACCGGCACCATCAGTGGTGTCCGCAGCATCTCTGGATATCTTCAGACGCACGATGGACCGCGCTATGTGGCGATGATCTCCAATGGATCGGGCTACCCCAACACGGTGATGGGGCAGATTCTCCGTTCCGTGCAACGGTTCAGCCCGTGCCCTTCATCTGACGCAACCGTGATGCAGCCCGACGTGCCCGGCTGATCGGCACGGTTTTGCTGTCTTGAGACTCGGCTCTGCTGGACTCGGTTTGACCGGTCTGGATCTTGATGAGTTCCTGCCGTCCCGCCAACACCACCTGAGCCATCTCCTTCAGTCGCTGTTCGAGTTCCCCGAGGGTCTGTTCGGCGTAGCGGTTGGCACCCTCCTGAACGGTGGACGCTTCTTTTCGGCTGCGCTGAATCAGCAATTCACATTGCTGCTGCGTCTGATGACGGAACTGCAGAGCATCTTGTTGAAGACGCTCAGCCTCAGTCTGCGCTTCCCTCTGAATCCTCAAGCCTTCCTGACGGATTTGGTCGAGATCCTGAAGCGACTGCTGTCGGTTGCGCTCATGCTGTTCGCTCAGTTGACGCTTGAGTTCGATCGCCTCCTGATCGAGCTGTTGTCTGCGCTGAAGGGCTTCTTGCTCCAGTTGCTGTCGGCGTGTGGCGAATTGCTGTTCAAGTTGAGCCTGCTTGGTCTGCATCTCCTGCTCCATCTGCGCTGCTTGCTGACGGCTGCTCTGGAGCAGTTGCTCGCACTGCTGTCGAATCTGTTCACGCATCTCGGCGGCCTGGCGTTCCGCCTCCTGACGAATGGACGCCTGCGCGAGCAGTTGTTCACGCTGCTGCTGAGCCGAGTTGACAATCTCATCAGCCTGACTGCGGGCTGTAGCGATGAAGTCATCGCGTTTCTGCAGCAGTTGATCGGCGTCAGCCACCTGACCCGGCATCGCTTCACGGACGGCATCGAGAATCTCAATGGCGTCCTGCTCGTTCACGAGCCTCCCGCCACTGAAGGGAATGCGACTGCCCTCCAGCACGATCTCCTCGAGCTGATCGAGCTGGTCGATGACGGAGAAGCGGATCTCGCTCATCGCGACGGGGGATCGAAAGCCGAATTAAAGAACCTTCCGAGGTCCTCCGCCACCACCGGCGGCACCATGTGATCCACAGAGCCACCAAATCGAGCCACTTCTTTGACCACCGAACTGCTCAAAAAGCTGTAGTGGGCTGCAGTGCTGAGGAAAATTGTTTCGAATTCCGGGTCGAGAGATCGGTTGGTATGAGCAATTTGAAGTTCGTATTCGAAATCGCTCATGGCGCGAAGTCCGCGCAAAATGAGGCGTGCACGATGGCGTCGAGCGCATTCGACGGTCAGTCCGTCGAAACTGGTGACTGTCACATTGCCCAGATGGGCTGTTGAAACACGGATCTGGTGAAGGCGCTGATCCAACGGGAAGGTGGGTGATTTCCCGGGGTTCTGTAAGACGGCTACAACCAGTTCATCGACCAGGGAGGCACCCCGTTCAATCAAATCCAGATGCCCCAGCGTCAGCGGATCGAAGCTGCCTGGATAGAGCGCTTTCATCCCGAGTTCAGCAGGGCGTCCTGGCCGGATCCTATGCACCTCGGCATCTCTAGATTCTGGGCATGCAGTCCTCTTTGCTCGAGCAACCGGATCGCCTCGAACGACGCCTGAAGGAAATCCCGACAGAACCAGGTTGTTACCTGATGCGGGATGCCGAGGATCGTCTGCTGTACGTGGGCAAATCCAAAAGCTTGCGCAGCCGTGTCCGCAGCTATTTCCGAAGCCGACATGACCTGAGCCCGCGCATCCGGTTGATGGTGCGCCAGATCTGTGAAATCGAATTCATCGTTACAGACAGCGAGGCCGAAGCCCTCGCTTTGGAAGCCAATCTGATCAAGAACCAGCAGCCCCACTTCAATGTGCTGCTCAAGGACGACAAGAAATATCCCTATCTCTGCATCACCTGGAGTGAGGCCTACCCAAGGATCTTCATCACCCGTCGTCGCCGGTTTCGCAGTCCACTCGACCGCTTCTATGGACCCTATGTCGATGTGGGGCTGCTGCGACGCACCCTGTTTCTCGTGAAGCGGGTGTTTCCGCTCAGGCAGCGGCCCCGTCCACTCCACCAGGATCGCACGTGCCTGAACTACAACATCGGGCGTTGTCCAGGGGTCTGCCAGGAGAAAATTAGCTCCGAGGATTATCACCGCACCTTGCGCAAGGTGGCGATGGTGTTCCAGGGCCGCAGCGACGAACTGCAGACCCTGTTGCGTGAACAAATGGATCGCTACGCAGAGCGACTTGATTTCGAAGCCGCCGCAAAGGTGCGTGATCAGCTGCAGGGACTGGATCAACTCACCGCGGATCAGAAGATGAGCATCCCCGACTCATCGGTCAGTCGGGATGTCATCGCCATGGCTGCTGATGAGCGGCTCGCAGCCGTTCAGCTGTTTCAGATGCGTGCCGGCAAGCTTGTCGGCCGATTGGGATACATGGCCGATGCCTCTGGTCAGGAACCAGGCCTGATTCTCCAGAGGGTGATCGAAGAGCACTACAGCCAGGTGGATGCCGTGGAGATTCCACCGGAGTTGCTGGTGCAGCATCCACTCCAGCAACAGGACCTGCTCGAGGAGTGGCTGACCGAGCAACGAGAGCGCAAGGTGCAGATCCATTGCCCCAAGCAACGTCAGAAAGCGGATCTGATCGATCTGGTGCAGCGCAATGCCGATTACGAAC
This window contains:
- a CDS encoding DUF4330 domain-containing protein, translating into MTLQDRLRSLSVVDTAAVLVVIAAVGGVLWSPKLSNTVAKATGALKLVEVMVDVRNISAADPDGLVREALDAGRTTLVIRNQPAGSAELVRVDDIRTRLTAVQPDGRVVIADDPNKDINGMLNARFVLKGDAMVSPSGVVMAGTKLKVGIPVELEGRTYRVNGTVSGVTIP
- a CDS encoding D-alanyl-D-alanine carboxypeptidase/D-alanyl-D-alanine-endopeptidase, translated to MKTLGFSLAMLLPLAAPRVRADVLPLIAPPPPETEQPLPTLQPGRSCPELAKAIRADVGAEARVWSVTVLNSDGDILGDVNGAVPRIPASNQKLVSTAFALDRLGPDFRLKTRLIQRPDGSLELNGEGDPDLGIAGLQRFAMAALRQGGAMGESLQDVKLMVREEPRSNWWPADWHPADRGYAYGAPITRLALTSNAVGGAVSDPYNRLQVLFSKEVSRRGGTVSIERGQPMVEPLPTDDDHSVVLHEEASAPMHALLSLANTESHNFTAEVLMRQASGLWDVNAASRATERWMLEQGLPIQGLRVADGSGLSRNNRVTSRTIAALLMRMDQHPFAPYYQASMAIAGQRGTLRNLYRGTVLEGKFRGKTGTISGVRSISGYLQTHDGPRYVAMISNGSGYPNTVMGQILRSVQRFSPCPSSDATVMQPDVPG
- the coaD gene encoding pantetheine-phosphate adenylyltransferase, with protein sequence MKALYPGSFDPLTLGHLDLIERGASLVDELVVAVLQNPGKSPTFPLDQRLHQIRVSTAHLGNVTVTSFDGLTVECARRHRARLILRGLRAMSDFEYELQIAHTNRSLDPEFETIFLSTAAHYSFLSSSVVKEVARFGGSVDHMVPPVVAEDLGRFFNSAFDPPSR
- the uvrC gene encoding excinuclease ABC subunit UvrC, which gives rise to MQSSLLEQPDRLERRLKEIPTEPGCYLMRDAEDRLLYVGKSKSLRSRVRSYFRSRHDLSPRIRLMVRQICEIEFIVTDSEAEALALEANLIKNQQPHFNVLLKDDKKYPYLCITWSEAYPRIFITRRRRFRSPLDRFYGPYVDVGLLRRTLFLVKRVFPLRQRPRPLHQDRTCLNYNIGRCPGVCQEKISSEDYHRTLRKVAMVFQGRSDELQTLLREQMDRYAERLDFEAAAKVRDQLQGLDQLTADQKMSIPDSSVSRDVIAMAADERLAAVQLFQMRAGKLVGRLGYMADASGQEPGLILQRVIEEHYSQVDAVEIPPELLVQHPLQQQDLLEEWLTEQRERKVQIHCPKQRQKADLIDLVQRNADYELQRAKQSQEQQALATEDLAQLLELPIPPRRIEGYDISHIQGSDAVASQVVFIDGLPAKQHYRKYKIRSSSIQAGHSDDFMAMAEIMRRRFRRWARAKADGVDLGALRHQGGSALQTDGLNDWPDVVMIDGGKGQLSAVMEALRELNLHEDLNVCSLAKQREEIFMPGESQPLDSEPDQLGVGLLRRLRDEAHRFAVSFHRQQRGERMKRSRLSDIPGVGPKRVKDLLAHFHSIDAIQLATVETLAQAPGVGLALARDIRRFFHPDEDPEQDGATHDPGASQP